The Deltaproteobacteria bacterium region CCGGCAGCGGGTGGCGCAGGTGGTGCTCCTCGATCTGCCGATCGAGGAGCTGAACCGGTTCCGTGCGGCGCTGGAATCGGCTGGCGGAGGACTCGACCTAGCAGTGTGGCAGAGTGATGCCGCCGGTGTCGTGGCCGCGCTGCCGCCGTCAGCGCGCCAGCGTCTAGCAGCGGCCGGCGTCGGCAGTGAGGTGCTGTTCGACTCGGTGGCCGAGTGGCAGCGCGACCGGCAGGCCGGGAGGGCCATGGCCCAACGCATCACCCCACGCTATCAGTCGGCCGCCGCGGCGAACGATTACTCGCCGCGGATCATCGTCATCGATCTCGCTCGCAGCGGGCCGCCGCCGGCCGCCGGCAGCGCTTACGGCTGGCTCGGCGACAATGAGGACGTGGTGGCCAGCAACCAGCACTACCTTGCGTATCTCGATGTCCTACCCGCAGCGCGCCCACGAAGTTACCTGGCCCGCCGCTATCGCCGGCGCGGTGTGCGGGTGGTCGCGGTCTTGACGCCCGAGGAGTTCCCGCTTGCTGGCCGCCGCTTCTTTCCGGATCTCGCCACCGCCGCCGCCCCCGCTGAAGCCGCCGGCTTTGATGCACGATTTCATTCGTACGATGAGGTTGCCGCCGAGTTGCAGGAACTTGCCGACCGCTGGCCGAACCTGGCTTCCCTGGTCAGCTTGGGGCCAACTTACGAGGGCCGGGAGATTTGGGCACTAAAAGTGAGCCGGGACGCCGGCAGTGATGATCCGCGCAAGCCGGACGTGCTCTTTACCGGTTGCCACCACGCCCGTGAGTGGATTGCAGTCGAGCCACCGATGTTCTTTGCGCGACAGCTGCTGGAGGGCTATGCCACCGATGACGGCATCCGCTTTCTGGTCGATCACAGCGAGGTCTGGCTGGTACCGATCGTCAACCCGGACGGCCTCGCCTACAGCCAGCAGTCGGCCAATGGCGCCACCGACAGCGTGCGCTACTGGCGCAAGAACCGCCGGCCGGTGACGAACACCAGCTGCGGCGCCGGTGTCGGGATCGACCTCAACCGCAACTACGGCTTCGCCTGGCGGCTGCCCGGCGACCAGCCTTGCCCGCGTACCGGCGATGACGTCGGCGCCAGCGACTCGCCCAATGACTTCCAGCTCTATCGCGGGCCGGTGCCACTGTCGGAGCTCGAAGTGCAGGCGCTGGCGGCGCTGACCGCCGATCCAGCCCACAATTTTTCCGCTCGGGTCGACTTCCACAACTACGGCCAGCTGGTCTTGTATCCTTGGGCCTACACCACCAGCGCTCCGGCGGACGCCGCCACGCTGGCCGGCCTGGGCACCCTGCTGGCCCAGCGGCTGAGTGCCGCCAACGGGGTTCACTACAAACCGCAGCCGGCGGTCGGGCTTTACGTCGCCACTGGCACCTCGGTCGATCATGCCTACGGCGTGGACCACACCCTCGGCGCGTTCATCTGGGAGCTGCGCCCAGCGCAGTGCTGCTTCTACGTGCCCGAGAGCCAGATCGAGCCCATAACCCGCGAATCGTGGGCGGCGGCCCAGCCATTGATCGACTGGAGCATCGGCCCGCCCGCACTGGCGCGCGTGACCGCCTGGCAAACCGGCGCCGGCGGGGCGCTCGACCTGCCGGTGTACCAGGCGAGCTGGCAGCATAGCGGTGATGTTAACACGCTCGTAGTGACCGAAAAAGCCGAGTTGCTGCAACCCGG contains the following coding sequences:
- a CDS encoding zinc carboxypeptidase, with the translated sequence MGADMHGWISWQMAGVAGALLVAIAAAPAPAQTLGPALSAERARVERLARLERQLTSADAAAFAQALNELASNEEPGVLEIWERAVAAAGGRRRSQLAGGLAAARHRLARRQRVAQVVLLDLPIEELNRFRAALESAGGGLDLAVWQSDAAGVVAALPPSARQRLAAAGVGSEVLFDSVAEWQRDRQAGRAMAQRITPRYQSAAAANDYSPRIIVIDLARSGPPPAAGSAYGWLGDNEDVVASNQHYLAYLDVLPAARPRSYLARRYRRRGVRVVAVLTPEEFPLAGRRFFPDLATAAAPAEAAGFDARFHSYDEVAAELQELADRWPNLASLVSLGPTYEGREIWALKVSRDAGSDDPRKPDVLFTGCHHAREWIAVEPPMFFARQLLEGYATDDGIRFLVDHSEVWLVPIVNPDGLAYSQQSANGATDSVRYWRKNRRPVTNTSCGAGVGIDLNRNYGFAWRLPGDQPCPRTGDDVGASDSPNDFQLYRGPVPLSELEVQALAALTADPAHNFSARVDFHNYGQLVLYPWAYTTSAPADAATLAGLGTLLAQRLSAANGVHYKPQPAVGLYVATGTSVDHAYGVDHTLGAFIWELRPAQCCFYVPESQIEPITRESWAAAQPLIDWSIGPPALARVTAWQTGAGGALDLPVYQASWQHSGDVNTLVVTEKAELLQPGRLLLSLQFSKPLPAGAAPVVTMSRAAAFDEVKAAVRAPGQGWQRGDYDNDTWVGELTIPAYGDATSAWQLAVSASDGAGLALDAQPATPARYALASGGWQDYESGPDLIHLLPASASLGPFPSVTPTPSRTRHPTITPTHTRTPTRTATPTWTRRPTSTRTRTWTRRPTSTPTATWTKPPTRTRTPTATATWTRRPTRTPTLTPTRRPTATRTPTPTRRPSITPTATG